The following nucleotide sequence is from Apium graveolens cultivar Ventura chromosome 4, ASM990537v1, whole genome shotgun sequence.
TCAAAACCGGGTCAAATTCCGATTTCGAGTCTGAAATAAATCGAAGGTTATTATCTCAAATGCAGCCGATTTGGATAAATAACAAGCCCACCATAGACCTTCAAAATATCGTGATTTGTTGGTGCAATTATTAATAATACTTTTCCTTATAAACCGAACAGAAGTCTCAAATCTACTCCATATGGGACTAGGATGTTACACTTAATTTGCATCAATCCTTACGGGAGTCACCTGAGTGCACAGTAAAAGAGGAAAAAAATTAACACCAATAAATTTTTTATCATGTGCTCATGGATAAAAAATAAGATAATAAGTGTTATTTTACATTTTGTGATTTGTCattatattattaataataatagaCCCCATAAACATATTCACCAATTAAAACAATACAACTCATGCAAGGTTTATAGATGTGACGTGACCGCAAACAAAAGAACAGTTAAATCCCTCAAAAAAAAAGAACAGTTAAAAATGTCCGGAAAGTGGAGCAGTGAAAAATACTAGGTTAGGATTGAGTAAAACAAGGGAAGCCCAAAAGTGTGCTGACATGGAGAAAGTGAAgtatgaaaatgaagacagctCATATCGCATAGAATTAACAAAGGAAAAGTAGATACATAGCAAATCTCACAAAAGGCCACAAACATAATTTGTGGTGGAGAATTAATCCCACTTTGGTGACCTGTCACCTCCAATCCCCACAAACAAATGTCTACAAAACCAAACAGGCAACAAGTAGAATCAAACACAAACCCCATACTCATCTCTCTTCTTTCCTAGTCCTACTACACAAACACAAATACTACTGCAACTTGTACTAATTCAAGAAGCATGATCAGGTTGTTTGGTATGACGATTCATTCCATCCCCGACAAGGAAGATTATCTTGTATCCACAACTACTACTACAACCACTACAAATTCTACTAATACCAAGGTAAAAGTTCCATGTTTTTGTGCTGGACTAAATCAACATTTGACCCCTTTTTTATTAGATTCTGGTATTTGATCTTAAAGTTAACATGTAAGGAAGCCTTTGTAAATCAAAGCACACATATCTCGTAGTATATCTCACGAAGGAAGCAGAGGTATGATGTACGCAGACCATAGTTTTACGAAGTAGGGGTTGTTTCTCGATTTACAAGTAAATATGTGTTTAAGCCTATTGTTCAAAGTTCTATTGACGCAAACTTATAAATTTTGTAGTAAAGAAGAGGTTAGGACATTTGACAATTTGGGATCATGTTATTGCTTCCTATTGTTATTTGTTCACTTGTTGGGGCAGGGTAAAGTAGATATAAAATCTATTAGATGTTATCAAATGCTTTTTCCGGTGGCTAGAAATGTCTATTAGTAACATTTAACTTGTCAAACTAAGGGCAGATCTCTATAAGAAATTAAATCCCCAGATTGTGATGATGTATTTATTCTATTTTCTTTTTAAGATGATAATTGTAACTTACCAAACATCCTTGTTTCTTGTTTCAGGATCTGACTCAAAGTGATCATGGAGAATCCACTGGAAGGGATGAAGTAGTTGAGCAAGCTAAAGAGGAGCCTAGCACAGCCAGCGCTGATGAAGAATTTTCTGTACCGGAGAGGGGTGGTCCGACATTGTCAGAAATAAGTGAAGAACCTGAAACATCTAGCGCCAACAAGGAAGGCTTGTTGTATACTAATGACAAGGAATCTGTTAATGAGACTTGTAATTCAGATGAACAGACTTTGGAAAGGCCTGACAAATTACTTCCGTGTCCACGATGTAGTAGTATGGACACAAAGTTTTGTTATTACAACAACTACAATGTTAGCCAGCCACGCCATTTCTGCAAAAAGTGTCAAAGATACTGGACAGCTGGAGGAACAATGAGAAGTGTGCCTGTGGGCTCTGGTCGTCGCAAGAACAAGTGCTCCCCTGCATCACGATATCGTCAAATCATAGTGACAGAAGCCCTCCAAGCTGCTGCTCAAGTTTGTGCTACAAATGGGATTTACCAACCCAATGGCAGTTTACTAGCATTTGCATCAGACTCAGCCCAGTGTAAAAATGTCTCTTCAGCAGTGATCCATATAACAAAACCAGGGAATCATGTTAGAAACAAATGTTTTGAAGAAACGCATGATGATAATTCAAGTGAATCCTCCAGCACTGTTTTGAATCCTCCAACACAACAACCTGCCTTCTGCCCTCCAGGGTTTCCGTCGCCATTTTACCCAGCTCCGTCTTattggggttgtccagcacaaAACCCTTGGAATATGCCGGGGTTATCTCCACATTGTTCTTCTGTCAAGCTCTCTGCCCGTAGCCCAGGATCTAATTCTCAAATACTGGGAAAGCATTTTAGAGAAGGAAGCAATATAAGGTCGTCAAATCCAGAGAAAGTAGACCCGGAGGAAGGACATTTGAAACGAGGGGTTTCAACTCCTCCCAAGACTTTGAGGATTCATGATCCAATTGAAGCTGCTCAAAGTTCTATACGGTTAACACTAGGAATCAAGAACGGACATACAAAACAAGTAAATGAGGCAAATCTTCAAGAGGCCTTCCCTGCAAAGGGATATCATATGACCAAAGCAGCTATGGTTTTGCAAGCAAACCCGGCAGCCTTGCATCGGTCATATAACTTCCTGGAGACAGCCTAAGAGCTGAAACAGAGTTGAAAGTTTGTTTCCTACTTTTAAATGACCTAAGCTACAGCCTGAAAACAAGTTGAAACCTCTTAACCAATGCCACTGCTGAAATAGTTCCTTTCTCGCTGGTGTTCCGACACACCTCAACCGGATGAACAGGTGACTGTATAATTTCTTCGAGGAGGTACATATAAATTCTAAACTGGCCAAATGTTTTACCACATTCTCATCTTTTTTTGCCCAGTAGACGTATGACTTTAAGCAAGTTCTGATGTACATATAAGCATTGTCGTATACTGATTTTACAAGCTAGATTAGAAGAAGCTAATTTGTGCGGTGAGGAGGGATTGCTTAATGTATAAAAGCGCTAATGCTTTCCAATAAAATTATCACTCTTGACTCGAATTTTCTTACAAAATCTCTAGTTATTAGTTCCATTAATCATATTATGTTCTGTTTTAAAACAGGTGAGAATGGAACatagaaaaataaaattgattCACATTTAGTTTAATTTGTGGATATGTAATTTATATATGTCAAGATGGAGTCCAATAATAGTCTTTTAATTCTACAACATCTATTTTATTTCGGTTTTATCCAATCTAATCATAAAGGCACAAATCACGTTAGAGATGAGAGATGATGTACAACTAACATCTCGTTAGTGTCACGTGTAACTCCATGAATATTAGATTATGTTGCACAATCTATGGAATAACTAAACAATCAAAATGTGATCTTGTATGTATTGCAGTTCTATAAACAAGCAACACACGATGAACATGATAAAATAACAAAATCAAATGTCACTAATCGAAGGATATATAAATCATAATCGacaattaatacttattttgccTCATCATATGCGTAGCAAATAACTCCTCAGGATCAAACGGATTACACTGACAATAATACAACTGAATGCTTGTTTGTTTGTTTTTTGCCAAGGAATGCTTGTTTTAATTCACCATTAGCATAGTCAGGATAAAGCGGGATACATCGGCGATACAACCGAAGGAAATTTAATTACTGCCCCTAACATTAACATTGTTGAAGTTGAAACATCAAAACTatagttttttaaaataaatgaaCTAAAATCAAGATAGAATATCTTCCTTTGCGATAAAGAATGTGAGCCGGTTTGGGATGTTAAATTTTTTTTTGGAGTAATTAATAAATATTAGTTTTAACAATTTTAATGTACAAAATATATTTGGATTTGTATATTTAAAATCATAACTATTgtaaatattattaatattagtactaaatttataaaatttatatattttttagggggtgaaaattaaaaataaaattattttaatattaaatatgtaaatatgtaaaaaaatttataaattttaatactcattTTATGATTATACCCAAGCAAGGGTAGATTAGAAACCTCTGGTAAAATGCCGCCGCAACCCAACAGATAAAGTACATTACATAGGCTGTTTTAGGGATTGGCGATTTATCCATTCAGTGACTTTAGGCACTGGACGTTCCCAAAATGAGTAATGTCGGGTTGGGTGAATTCAATAATAGACGCCTGTTGGCATTCCAACCTTCCTTCGCTTTCAGGTGCTATCCGAAAGAAAATCCCGTACTTCTTTTCTTGGTGGTGACGGTCCTAAACCTATAAAACTTTTAGGGAGCAGATATGTGCAAATCCTGGGTGCACACCTTTTATTAGAATTAGGACCAAATTATACTTATTCAATAATAAAAGAGGCGGTTGGAGTTATATCTGCACAAGGGTATTACCGTCAAAATGTGCATCTATATATTAAAGCTATGCGCATATTAGCTCCCAACTTTTATCCAGAGAAATGTGAAAAACCTCCAAATTTTCATTTTTCAACCCAAGCTATTAGAGGGAGAAACGATAACAATGTTATCATTAtacatttttttataaaatgtgAGGATTAATATAGTTGTCAATTGACGATACATTATGTCACTTCATCGTGATAAATTCTTTTCGGAGGCCGAAATTAAAATTGAATATTAAATTTGTAGAGAAGAAAGTAACTCTGAATTTGGATACTTTTAAATTTGAATTAGAAATTAAATTGCATgttctcaaaaaaaaaaaattaaattgcATGTAGTGAAAAATGAAGAGAATAACATCAAACTGCGGGGCCAACTATTTGCGAATAAACTGCATTACTGCAAAGCAGTTATCCTATGATATAAAACCGCTTAGGCAGTTACTTGCggttataatttaaaatttaaaaatgagaAAAATGCAGTTGTCAAAGCAGCTATAAATGGTGAAGTTGAGAGGGATTTGACAGTTTGATCATCTGCTAACTTAATATTTACAGTGCTTTGAAATCATTGCAAAATTATGGCTCAACCTGAAGAAATTGGAATAAAAGTTTACACCTCCCCAAAGTATGACCCCTCTTCTTCGTCTACTCAGCATGAGCAGCCTGCTCTGCCAGAGACAGCAAGTGGTCGTGGACGCAAACGACAAGCAGTTGCAAATGGGGTTCAGAAAACAATATCCAAAACCTCCATGCTCGTTAATTTTCTCCCAACAGGAACCCTTCTCACTTTCGAAATGGCACTTCCATCTATCTATGGGAAAGGGCATTGCACTTCTGTAAGCGTTGTTATGATGAATGTTCTCATGGGGATCTGTACTCTTTCATGTTTCTTTTTTCACTTTACGGATAGTTTCCGTGGTCCGGATGGGaaagttttttatggatttgTGACACCAAGTGGTCTCTCGTTGTTCAATCCCGGTAATGTTGAAGTTCCAAGGGATGACAGGTATAAACTTGGCTTCAATGATTTCGTCCATGCCATTATGTCTGTCATGGTTTTCGTGGCCATTGCTTTCTCTGACCATCGTGTCACGGATTGTTTGTTTCCTGGACACGCCAAGGAAATGGATGAAGTCATGCAGAGTTTCCCTTTGATGGTTGGAATTGTTTGCAGTGGTTTGTTTCTTATTTTCCCGACCACTCGCTCCGGTGTTGGGTTATTGCCTGCTTGATGTTATGTATTCTTACTGTATTCTACTCAAAAATATATTTCAGCCTATGTATTTTATCTATTAGGGAAGAAGCTGTGCTAGTACTGTTTGGTACCACCACTCATATAACACTGATATTGAATGGTGTTTGCGCTATGTTGTTATATGTTGTAATGTAATGTTCATCTGTTGAAGTCTTGTGGGTACTGCATAAACTATCAAACTTTGCTTTTGATTACTGTATGATTTATCTCCATTAAGAAAAGAGGTTACTGCTCTCGAATCTCGATGTCTGCATTAACCTCCATGGCCTGTTAAAGGTTCTTCTCACACATTGTCTCATAACAGTCTACTGGCCTTGTCTCTATCAACTACACTATCCTATGGAATAAACAACAGATAtcatacaaaagaatgattagtGCTTTGTACTCGATATAACATTGTGTTCTATACATATCTCGTTGACAAATGATACAAACTCATTTGTATCTATTCCTACAAACTATGCCTCACATCATATACATTACTACTATTTTCGTAATCATAGAACAGTAAAAGATTCCTACTAATCTCCCCCCAGTGCACGTTTTTCTTTCACTTCCACAGCGactttttttttcaattttgCACCTTGGCCTGCTGATTTGAATCTGGTGTTGGTTACAAGGCAGATTCCCAGCAAAAAAAACTTCCAGAAATTATATGTTAATCACTGCAGCATGTGGCACGATTTCCTTCTTGAAGCTTCTGCCACAGACAAAGCAGCTCTCTTGGAGCTTGATAGTGGGCAATCACATAACCATCATTGCACCCCTCGTTAAAGATCCTTTCTTCCTTCGCATATGTAACTTCTAATCCTTTCTTCTTCATATCTGCAATCCAGATTCCCATTGCAACATCTTCGAGCTTGAACATCTGGAgtacatatttatttttcataCAAGATGCATATTAGGATTTTTATTTTATCCATATTAGGATTCCCATCTTTAAGGTGAGCTGGAGAATCATCTTTATCATTAATACCTTAAGGCGGCCCTTTTTGTGTCTCCTGTAGATTGTTGTTGCTATATCATTAGTCACAACATACCCAGGACCATGTGCCCAAGGCGGGTAAGTATCTTCAGACCATTCCTTAAGAAAACAGGGGATATTAGACACACCGCTTAAAAATAGAACAGAAAATTTTAAAGATgcatttcaaaatccaaatcctAACTTCTTAAGCATGTGAACGGTAGGAAAAACAAACTAACTGATCTCCTTCTCGAGTGGATGCAGAAATATTATAATAGATGTTTTTCCCAAGTGAAAAATAAAGAGAAAATGGAAGGTAAAGAACAAAAGTATTCTGTCCCGATTCATCTTTTTACTCATGTAGTCATGTACCTTTCCACATGACTACCAAGGTAGGCTTTGAAGTGTAAcatataaaataaagatttaagCATAGCCCTTATGCTTATTGCAATTTATTCTTAAGAAAAAAATAAGTAGAACTTAAATTCCAAGATTGAGGGACTACTTGCTTAAATTTTCATATTTAAACTAGCCATTTTCCcttcatatatttttaaaatgcacaAAGAAGGAAGATTATCAACAAATTGTTAGGCATCACTTCTCCCTCGCTTGAATCTTCACTTAACTAGAAAGGCTTGTGGATTTGCATACGGTCCACTATGTGTTAATAATACATAGTAGTTTACGGGATTATATTTATGTCTATCAAAACAAATCTAGCAAAGTTGTGAAACTTTAAAAATTAGGGACACAGCAAACTGATATATTTCTGATATTCTCTAATAAAAACCCACTAATGCTGTAAATATAAAGGAACCTTAACCCAGTCTATAATTCTAGACTAGCAGACTAAACAACATATAGTTTCAGAACATAAATTACGTACTATTTTCACATAGAATGAACTTCTGTCTCTGATAGTCAAATGAATCATTTATATAAGAGTTCAAATGAGATAGATACCTCGGGGGTAATATGCCATTTGCTATCAGGATCCCTATGCGGTCGAGAATCTGAATTAATGAGACCATAAAGCAACCCGTGACTCACATGAAGTCCATTCAAGGAAGTAATTATTTCATCAATACGAACAAATGCATCATCATCTGTCTTCATGATATATTTCGCTGAAACCACCTGTGTCTATTGAAGAAAGATTTCAATAAGACAGGTAGTGGTTGTCTTGGCACAAAGAAAGGACAGAACATTACCCCATAGATGCAGATGGCTATTGTCTTCCATGAAATAAGGCTGTAGTAGTCAACAAAAGGCATGAGCTGTATATCTCCATATGTCCGTGCCTCATTCCAGAGCTCCTCATTCACCCTTTGATTCTTATGCTATAAGTTAAATACATTTTATTTAGTTAAATATTTAGGGTTTGCTAATCTAAGGATAGTTTTCCAATTTAAGATTTCTTGAAATCAAATTTAGGTTGATGACACCAATACCAGACTCGTCAACAATTGATATTCTTCAACAAAAGTAATGGCTGTGAACATTCTTTTATAAATGCACAGAGTATGCTCaggcacacacacacacataaagTAGGACTCACCAAACCAACAAAAAAGCGCACTGCAACTTCTCCGGACCTTACGGCAGCATACTGCATCCACGTCCGCCTAACTGCCATCCGCCGCTTGAAGTTGTTCGCCGTAGAGAATACGCCAATAAAGAGATTTAATTGTTTATGAGGACTTAGTGGAGCTGATTTTAGTGCTTCCAAGTCAACTATGTGGTCTAAATCTTCAGAAGTGGGTAAACCACTAGCCACTACAGAAGCTAATCTCAAGTCTCCTGATATCCGTACTTCACTAACAAGCCATGGCTCTAAGGTCTGAACAGAATACATGCCAACTTGTTAACGGAAGTTTCATTGGAATATGTAATTTGATGGATGAAAATTATATAATTGATAGACACATGCAAGGATAAGGGATCCTTATACTGCCTTATATAATGATTAAGGAAACTCTAAATATCAGAAAATTATGGATATTATGGCAGATATCATGGCTATAATTTCTCTTTTTACAGTTAGAGAGGAGGGAAGGAGAGTACCTCACGTAAAGCAAATGATGTAATGTGCTTTCCATCTACTGTCATTTGGATTCCTTCCGATCCCACCCTAAGAGTAGCAACTGATAGATAACCTTGTTTAAAAGGAAAATATTTTCTTACAATAGATCCTTCTTGAATCATCGAAACCTTCCTTGTTTCATTTCTCTGGCTCCTAAGAACTCGGGTATCATCTTTACCCACCATCTCGTTGCACTGATCCAGTCCATCAACTGCAGTTTCACTTGATGTTGAGTATTTCAACAAGATATTTCAATGAAAAAACAAAGTATCTCTTCATAATTCacttataaatatataaattaaaagACTATAACATGCACACAGTATACGTAATAGAGTTTGAATGatataatttttacagttcaACAAGGAAAGATGCTATGGCCGACTAGCCAATGCATCCAACATCATTATGTATTTCTTTTGTTTTTCAGTAGCCAATAGGTAGCCTCCAAATTTCCATTTTAGGTTTTCCTTAAGCTGAATTTCAAGAGCTTGAAAGTAAACGCGTAAGAACAACATAATATTTCTTTTTAGTATGAACCCTATTTTACATGCAGAGCTGAACATTTAGTAATTAAAAAAGTGAAAATAACTGCACCACATCAGTATGAGTAAAAACCCTTACAAACAACTAGTTACACTTCCGATGTACTCTTCAGAATTCAGATAAGGAATTTACAATTCCATCCAAAAATGCAACAGTCTTTACatatttaaaatatactttccAACTGGTGAAAAAATCAACATGTTTCATATCAAAACTAGCAAGTGCTACAAACAAGGTACAATGTAGATAGTTATTTAGAACACAAGACTTCACACAGCTGCATGAACCTAATACGTAGCAGGTTTATCACTAACATATTACACCAGTTTATTAGACATATTTGCTCTATTCTTTCAGTTTCTGAAGATTAATCAAATacattaatttaaaattattacatcATATCCAAGGTATTCACGAAGTGTGGTTCTTTGGGGCTGGCCACTTAATTACTTATGAGCTAACTGATTCCTTCACGACCCCCAGGATTTACATACTTGCAGAAGTAACTttaatataatttcataattaagCACAATGCATAATCCCAACTGTTCCGTACTAAAAAAATCATGAGGAAACCCGCATATGCACACACACAAACAGATAAAATGTAAATATTGTACCTTTCTTATTCTTATCAGGATCAGGCGATGGGCAACGCTCTTCGTCACCCCAGTCATGGGCAACAGTCCAGGTGTTTTGAACAATTACAGGATCCTCAGTAATTTTATCGCCATGAAGCCTAACATTGTAGTGCAAAATTACAGGTGGATCTGGTTCCCCTGGAAGTGGTTCTCCAGTTAAGTCAATTCGAAAATTACCCAGAAGTCCATCTGGAATGCCAATTATTGTAATTGAAGAACCTTGTGTCAAGCCACAAGGAGCCCTTAATCTAAAACCCATATCGTTAAGTTCCGTATCATTCATTTTCTTAAGAAAATGGGGACATTGTTTTTCATTTCCCCTCCTACTCGAATTTTCATTTCTCTTCAGTC
It contains:
- the LOC141717964 gene encoding cyclic dof factor 1-like, which translates into the protein MIRLFGMTIHSIPDKEDYLVSTTTTTTTTNSTNTKDLTQSDHGESTGRDEVVEQAKEEPSTASADEEFSVPERGGPTLSEISEEPETSSANKEGLLYTNDKESVNETCNSDEQTLERPDKLLPCPRCSSMDTKFCYYNNYNVSQPRHFCKKCQRYWTAGGTMRSVPVGSGRRKNKCSPASRYRQIIVTEALQAAAQVCATNGIYQPNGSLLAFASDSAQCKNVSSAVIHITKPGNHVRNKCFEETHDDNSSESSSTVLNPPTQQPAFCPPGFPSPFYPAPSYWGCPAQNPWNMPGLSPHCSSVKLSARSPGSNSQILGKHFREGSNIRSSNPEKVDPEEGHLKRGVSTPPKTLRIHDPIEAAQSSIRLTLGIKNGHTKQVNEANLQEAFPAKGYHMTKAAMVLQANPAALHRSYNFLETA
- the LOC141717966 gene encoding protein DMP9-like, with translation MAQPEEIGIKVYTSPKYDPSSSSTQHEQPALPETASGRGRKRQAVANGVQKTISKTSMLVNFLPTGTLLTFEMALPSIYGKGHCTSVSVVMMNVLMGICTLSCFFFHFTDSFRGPDGKVFYGFVTPSGLSLFNPGNVEVPRDDRYKLGFNDFVHAIMSVMVFVAIAFSDHRVTDCLFPGHAKEMDEVMQSFPLMVGIVCSGLFLIFPTTRSGVGLLPA
- the LOC141717965 gene encoding beta-1,3-galactosyltransferase GALT1-like; amino-acid sequence: MKKWYVGILFASSLMLLVLGYCVMKNPVTESYRASPVYFNSTNPLQWISSTGPPAVQHPDNSSQVVSAETIVLNLFAKRNISKEETQSLNTWNLMKHLISHEQALPNAVEAIKEGGIAWNILMASVEEERLKRNENSSRRGNEKQCPHFLKKMNDTELNDMGFRLRAPCGLTQGSSITIIGIPDGLLGNFRIDLTGEPLPGEPDPPVILHYNVRLHGDKITEDPVIVQNTWTVAHDWGDEERCPSPDPDKNKKVDGLDQCNEMVGKDDTRVLRSQRNETRKVSMIQEGSIVRKYFPFKQGYLSVATLRVGSEGIQMTVDGKHITSFALRETLEPWLVSEVRISGDLRLASVVASGLPTSEDLDHIVDLEALKSAPLSPHKQLNLFIGVFSTANNFKRRMAVRRTWMQYAAVRSGEVAVRFFVGLHKNQRVNEELWNEARTYGDIQLMPFVDYYSLISWKTIAICIYGTQVVSAKYIMKTDDDAFVRIDEIITSLNGLHVSHGLLYGLINSDSRPHRDPDSKWHITPEEWSEDTYPPWAHGPGYVVTNDIATTIYRRHKKGRLKMFKLEDVAMGIWIADMKKKGLEVTYAKEERIFNEGCNDGYVIAHYQAPRELLCLWQKLQEGNRATCCSD